In the Candidatus Angelobacter sp. genome, CAGCCGCCAAAGGAATCCCTGCCTTCACCGGGTGTGACGATGCCCGGACAGTTCGGGCCGATAAGCCGCGTCTTTCTGCCTTCCATCGCGCGCTTTACCTTCACCATGTCGTTGACCGGAATACCTTCGGTGATGCAGACGACCAGATCGAGTCCGGCGTCCACCGCCTCGAGAATGGCGTCGGCGGCGAAGGGTGGCGGAACGAAGATCGCGGAAGCGGTCGCGCCGGTTTGCTTCGCCGCTTCGGCTACGGTGTCGAAGATGGGCACTTTGTTTTCAAAAAGCTGTCCGCCTTTGCCGGGCGTGACGCCGGCGACAATCTGCGAGCCGTATTCGAGGCTGAGCTTGGTGTGGCGTGCGCCAAAGCTGCCGGTGATGCCCTGGACAAGGACTTTCGTTTGAGGAGTGACGAGGATGGACATGAGGTCTTGTGTTTATGCCCTAAGGCCGGCGGTTTTTCTGTTGTTCGAGTCGTTCTCTGATGGGACGCAAAAAGCGCAGCATTGCGAGGTCCTGCTCACGCCCGGCGGCTTCTTTTGCCAGAATCAGCGCATTCAGACTCAAGAATTTGAATTCCCCAAACGAGAATTTCGCCACGATGCTCTGACGATCCACGGCCGCGAAACCACCGATTCCGGCAACATCGCTGAGGCAATCCAGTTTTCCAAGATCAGTTTGCAAATTGGGATTCTTCAGATCACCGAAACGATCTCGCGTCATTTCCAACGGCAATTTGTTCGCGGTCAGGCGATGAGATGGATGCAAGTCAGCGACGACGGATTCGATGCGCCTGATGTTCTCTTCACCGAACGGGCAGCAAATATCCAGATCAAAGGTTGCCATGGGAACTCCGTGATGAACGGCACAGACACCGCCGATCACAACGAAGTCAAGGCCGCTGCTTTTCAGGCGGATGAGCAATGCCTGGTCATTCTGCGGCATGAGCAGAGCTGGCTTCCTGAACAGTTAATAAAAAATCAATCACTTGCTGGTGCTCCGCCAACCGTTGCTCGGGAGTCAACGTGAGCGCGTGTTCAATCAGCGACATGTCAACGCCTGCTTCCATCGCTGCCCGCCACGCCGGACCGGCATCCGGCGGACAAACATATTTGCCGTTGATCTGAGCCAAGGTTTCCTCGTCGAGCATGAGGAATTATTTCGCGTTCCTTTTGTGAATGCAAATCGTATTGCCGTCCGGGTCGAAAATCATCGCCATGCGGCAGACCGCGGTCTGGATCGGTTCGATGCGGAACTTCACCTTGTTCTTCTTCAAATGTTCAATCGAAGCGTCGAAATCCTCGACCTCCAGTGCGGCGGAACAGCCGTCGGGGCTGGGCTTGAACGCGGGCGCCGACCCGATGGCCAGCGCATACGGGCCGAATTCATATTCCGTCCACTGGCCGTGTTCGGAATCCTTGACTGTCGCGGGTTTCAAGCCGAGCACGCCCTCATAAAACGCGCGGGCACGCTTCATGTCCGTGACGGCATAACAACAGAAGGCGAGTTCGATGACTTTGAGCATGACCAGACCGGGTGTTTAATTTCAACCGGACTGAAACTCAACTCTTTTCCTGTGCTCATCGCCTGCGGAAGACTCGGACGAAAGCGCCTTTGCGGACCGCGTCGTCGCCGGCGTGGACAACTTTTGTTTCTGGCGACTCGCTTTCTCCGGCCGACGGGGTGTATTCTTGGTGCAGGAATGTCGTACCAACCGGACAGTATGTTGGTGAAACGATCGAACGTGTGAATATCAAAGACACAATCGCCGCAATCAACCAGATGCAAGCTGACGGCGTTGTCGAACGCTACGCCATCGGCGGCGCGGTGGGCGCAACCTTCTATCTCGAACCCGTCGCCACGCTCGACGTGGACGTATTTATTACGTTCCGACCCGAGGCCGGGAGTTTGCTGGCCAGCCCGCAGCCCATCTTTGACTACTTCAAGGCGCATGGTGGCAGAATGGAGGGCGAATACATCGTCATCGCCGGCTGGCCGGTGCAATTCCTTCCCGCCGCCAATCCGCTGATCGCGGAAGCACTGGCGCAGGCCGTCGCGAAAGACGTCGCAGGTGTGTCCGCGCGAGTGTTCACCGCCGAACATCTGGCCACCATTGCGCTCCAGACCGGCCGCGCCAAGGACAAGGCGCGCCTGCTGCATTTTTTTGAAAGCGGAGTGCTCGACCTCGGGCGCTTTCAAACCATCGTCGCCCGGCACGGATTGCGGGAGGACTGGCAGCGCTTTGAAAAACAATTCCTCGGTGACACGCCATGACCTTCGACTTCGCCAGGATTCAGCAAAGCAAGCGTGAGTTCCGCCAACGCCTCGCTGCCGGGCCCATTGCGGAAAAGCTCGCCATGTTGGATGCCCTGCGGGAGCGCGCGCTCGCCATCCGGCCGGCGCAGGCCGTGACGGCGTCAGGCGTGTTGCGCGAAGAACCGCCGCGCAATCGCGCATCGCGAAAGAAATCAGGATGAAGGAGGAATTGCACCGCGACTTCGAACGCGCCCCGGCCGAAACCAAACTGCCTGAACGCCCCGACTACGAGGCGGCGAATCGTTTCCTCGTCAAAGCGCGACATTCGGCTGCTAAGAATGAAAAAGGTTAAAACTTATGGGCGCGACCCGTGATGATTTCATCAAGTATCCTCGCACGCCGCATCTGTTTGGCTCGCAGGGAACGGATGATGATAAACACCTTGGCCGAAAGGAATCCGAGGCATTCTTCGCTGACCCATCGTTGATTGTAGAGGAGAAAATTGACGGCACGAATGTCGGTATTCACTTCGCGTCGAGCGGCCGGCTGGTATTGCAATGCCGTGGCCACGAAATCACGGAAGGGATGCATCCCCAATACGATCTGTTCAAGCAGTGGACTTCGGTGAAGCGCCCCGTTTTGGAGGGGATGCTCGGCAGCCGGTTCATCCTCTACGGTGAATGGCTCTACGCCAAGCACTCCGTTCACTATCGCGCGCTGCCGCACTACTTTTTCGAGTTCGACATTTATGACAAGGATGCCGGCCAGTTTCTCGACCTGGTTACGCGCTTGCGGATGCTGGAAGGAACGGGTCTGCATACCGTGCCGGTGGTTCATCGTGGCCGAATCACAGCGGAAGAACTGCAATCGCTCA is a window encoding:
- a CDS encoding VOC family protein, which translates into the protein MLKVIELAFCCYAVTDMKRARAFYEGVLGLKPATVKDSEHGQWTEYEFGPYALAIGSAPAFKPSPDGCSAALEVEDFDASIEHLKKNKVKFRIEPIQTAVCRMAMIFDPDGNTICIHKRNAK
- a CDS encoding RNA ligase family protein, whose protein sequence is MGATRDDFIKYPRTPHLFGSQGTDDDKHLGRKESEAFFADPSLIVEEKIDGTNVGIHFASSGRLVLQCRGHEITEGMHPQYDLFKQWTSVKRPVLEGMLGSRFILYGEWLYAKHSVHYRALPHYFFEFDIYDKDAGQFLDLVTRLRMLEGTGLHTVPVVHRGRITAEELQSLIGPSAFDSAFDNPVTGKTDNLMEGLYVRTEAGGYVTGRAKRVRQEFVEKLKQSEHWQHQKMIPNVLAEGADIWL